A part of Streptomyces sp. NBC_01451 genomic DNA contains:
- a CDS encoding VOC family protein, with product MLTTRFVTGAPNWIDLGTPDIEGATSFYRALFGWEFRSAGPESGGYGFFQLGGRTAAGGMQSGEDQGPPSWTVSFQTPDVDATAKAAEQAGGGTPAPPMDVMDAGRMAVLTDTTGAVFGLWQPGRIKGLDIAGEIGSLCWVELYTTDVPKVAAFYGAALGLETSAAPFPGGSYTCVNPAGTGDEGMFGGIVDVDDDPAGTETSPYWLPYFEVADTDATVATALEHGGQVRMPATDVAGVGRIARLTDPYGARFAVIRSAPAQT from the coding sequence ATGCTCACCACCCGTTTCGTGACCGGCGCTCCGAACTGGATCGATCTCGGCACCCCCGACATCGAGGGTGCCACCTCCTTCTACCGGGCGCTCTTCGGCTGGGAGTTCCGGTCGGCGGGCCCCGAGAGCGGCGGATACGGCTTCTTCCAGCTGGGCGGGCGGACCGCCGCGGGCGGCATGCAGAGCGGCGAGGACCAGGGTCCGCCGTCCTGGACGGTGTCCTTCCAGACCCCGGACGTCGACGCGACCGCCAAGGCTGCCGAGCAGGCCGGGGGCGGCACACCGGCGCCGCCGATGGATGTCATGGACGCGGGCCGGATGGCCGTCCTCACCGACACCACCGGCGCCGTCTTCGGCCTCTGGCAGCCCGGCCGGATCAAGGGCCTCGACATCGCCGGCGAGATCGGGTCCCTGTGCTGGGTGGAGCTCTACACGACGGACGTCCCCAAGGTCGCCGCGTTCTACGGCGCGGCGCTGGGCCTGGAGACCTCGGCGGCGCCGTTCCCGGGCGGCTCGTACACGTGCGTGAACCCGGCGGGTACCGGGGACGAGGGGATGTTCGGCGGAATCGTCGACGTCGACGACGACCCGGCGGGCACCGAGACCTCTCCCTACTGGCTGCCGTACTTCGAGGTCGCCGACACCGACGCGACGGTCGCGACGGCCCTGGAGCACGGCGGTCAGGTCAGGATGCCGGCCACGGACGTGGCGGGCGTCGGCCGCATCGCACGGCTCACCGACCCGTACGGGGCGCGGTTCGCGGTGATCAGGAGCGCGCCGGCCCAGACGTGA